One genomic region from Acinetobacter sp. LoGeW2-3 encodes:
- a CDS encoding helix-turn-helix domain-containing protein: protein MTRLMTEKELEAFEATRDIEAEILQGIDDMLANNAAKRTVITETDVALARRKAQLTQEQFAKLLGVSRRTLESWEQGARRPSGAATSLIRLFIVDPKFVKESLA, encoded by the coding sequence ATGACTCGTTTAATGACTGAAAAAGAACTCGAAGCTTTTGAAGCAACAAGAGATATTGAAGCTGAAATATTGCAAGGTATAGATGATATGCTTGCTAATAATGCTGCTAAAAGAACTGTAATCACTGAGACAGATGTAGCATTAGCTCGTAGAAAGGCACAACTTACACAAGAACAGTTTGCCAAACTCCTTGGTGTTTCAAGACGTACACTTGAATCTTGGGAACAAGGTGCTAGAAGACCTTCAGGAGCCGCAACATCACTTATTAGATTATTTATTGTTGATCCAAAATTTGTAAAAGAAAGCCTAGCTTGA
- a CDS encoding transcriptional regulator, translated as MYTICETPLFTKYCLVYWSQEEYEEFKTFLALNPEAGDVEPNSGGIRKIRWTSGGRGKSAGVRVIYFNRLTNGEIWLLTLYSKKQTVQLSKKTLQALVEKLNDSFND; from the coding sequence ATGTATACAATATGTGAAACCCCATTATTTACTAAATACTGTCTTGTTTATTGGTCCCAGGAAGAGTACGAAGAATTTAAAACATTCTTGGCATTAAATCCTGAAGCTGGAGATGTAGAGCCTAATTCAGGTGGTATTCGTAAAATTAGATGGACGAGCGGGGGCAGAGGTAAAAGTGCTGGTGTCAGAGTCATCTACTTTAATCGTTTAACAAATGGAGAGATCTGGCTATTAACTCTGTACAGTAAAAAGCAAACGGTACAGCTTAGTAAGAAAACTCTTCAAGCATTGGTGGAGAAATTAAATGACTCGTTTAATGACTGA
- a CDS encoding sarcosine oxidase, producing the protein MQNLYQAERSLIQRTFEKYDAYGSGKYFLTTPNQQEQLKRCGLIDLTHLSRVGFRGVDAETYLQQKGYRTPEVPNTVLAQDDGSFVGCLSATEYLVLGSLKDFGDKAAALEADWQMDESLNYLLPRQDSHAWMMLTGDYVSAIMAKLCGVDLSSEEFKPGQIVQTSVARINAIVLNVSDEICPKFSILCDRSASLYLWEVLIDAIIEFNGKVIGVNTLL; encoded by the coding sequence ATGCAAAATCTATATCAGGCAGAGCGCAGTTTAATTCAGCGCACATTTGAAAAATATGATGCTTATGGTTCAGGCAAATATTTTCTGACTACACCAAATCAGCAGGAGCAGCTTAAACGCTGCGGCCTGATTGATCTGACTCATTTATCTCGTGTTGGCTTCCGTGGTGTAGATGCAGAGACATATTTGCAGCAAAAAGGATATCGCACACCAGAAGTACCAAATACCGTACTTGCACAGGACGATGGCAGTTTTGTTGGGTGTCTGTCTGCAACTGAATATCTGGTTCTAGGATCATTAAAGGATTTCGGTGACAAAGCCGCTGCACTTGAAGCTGATTGGCAGATGGATGAGTCTCTCAATTATTTGTTACCTCGCCAAGATAGCCATGCATGGATGATGCTTACTGGAGATTATGTATCAGCCATTATGGCGAAGCTTTGCGGTGTTGACCTCAGTTCCGAAGAATTTAAGCCGGGTCAGATCGTGCAGACTTCAGTAGCACGTATTAATGCGATTGTGCTGAATGTCAGCGATGAAATCTGTCCGAAATTTAGCATTCTGTGTGATCGCTCTGCATCATTGTATTTATGGGAAGTGCTGATTGATGCAATAATTGAATTTAACGGTAAAGTAATAGGTGTTAACACACTACTTTAA